The Desulfovibrio sp. JC022 genome window below encodes:
- a CDS encoding response regulator codes for MFKRFSGIRIRDKLFIAYSFAFLLAFGVGGGLIFMQAKNIIQDTIEGDLKIATQTILNMVRTTADASIKNYMRAVAEKNYEIAHQLQRQVRRGILSEEEARKRAAQAFLSQRIGRTGRVYCLNSEGIMVVHPKRSLLGVDLSGLSFVKEQIKQKNGYLEYNWKEPLEKEARPKAVAMTYFQPWDWIITASSYRDEFNQIVNLDDLHENFLGLGFGKTGYPSIIDYEGKFLIHPELEGVTYKELDNSGQREVIEKIIKLKNGRLEYDWRNPGDAESSKKVVYFNDIPELGWIVASSGYKSDFYQPLDEIGLVILIAMGVALLLMTVTSIFIGNALTRPINELQEKFAQAEEGDLAVSMEREARDELGLLADHFNNFMKRLKEYNYSLREEIVIRRKAEEEIKSYQATLEQKVEERTRELHESQRALSTLMSSLPGMAYRRGLSGEMRLEIASEGTFALTGYRPDELISSQGVNYRELIISEDRDRVNDEIQAAVSVRKTFEFLYRITTKYGDERWVWEKGQGVYGDDGIPEAVEGFVSDITDRKKTEEDLERYAEDLRKARDVQKEHALRLSDTVLELEQAKRVADEANRSKSEFLANMSHEIRTPMNGVLGMTDLALRTDLTPKQRDYLHKIKLSARSLLAIINDILDFSKIEAGKLDLERTEFELADVVENLSDLFANNASDKGIELVVSVAPKVPPRLIGDPLRLGQVLINLTNNAIKFTDAGEVVVRANPGPVNKDRTMLTFSVSDSGIGIDEEVLPDLFEAFTQADGSTTRKFGGTGLGLAITKHLVEAMGGKIWAESRPGQGTTFYFSVEFGISSAPSAHLVHTPPDLRGLKVLIVDDNDSAREIMRETLESLSFNVTAVDSGEDALTRLSAAGDEPYKLLILDWKMPGMDGIDVTSRIRKNPFIRETPIIMMTAFGREEVMVRAEKAGVNAFLIKPIKQSMLFDTVMNVFEYKRDEVPTMSALGSDTEEFGRRLSGATVLLVEDNAINRNVAQDILECVGMNVKAVVNGLEAVVEVKENSYDAVLMDVQMPVMDGLEATAEIRKNDKFKELPIIAMTAHAMKGDREKCINAGMDDYVSKPIDTHQLFEALSRWISAQDSGSFTGMSSEGRLCEINNGLPDSLPGIDVKEALQRMLGRTGLFYSMLDDFEADYADSADRLRALFNSGQEDELAILAHALKGVCGNFSALSLHSICNDLEQAVQNRNYEKVHLLLNSYEEELEVVLESIRSLPEREVVLEAMPGLESEAEVAELLEKLRKLLMNNDFGAESLFEIIAVRMNEDKYCSVLDRLRKAINGFDFKGALVELEELSGLVKNIQDE; via the coding sequence ATGTTTAAACGTTTTAGTGGAATACGCATTCGTGATAAGCTGTTCATAGCTTATTCATTCGCATTTCTGCTGGCTTTCGGTGTGGGCGGTGGTCTGATTTTTATGCAGGCCAAGAATATTATTCAGGACACCATTGAAGGGGATCTGAAAATAGCGACCCAGACCATCCTGAATATGGTCCGAACCACTGCGGACGCATCAATTAAAAACTATATGCGGGCCGTGGCAGAAAAAAATTATGAAATAGCCCACCAGCTTCAGCGACAGGTGCGCCGTGGGATACTGAGTGAAGAAGAAGCCAGGAAACGAGCGGCGCAGGCCTTTCTCAGTCAGCGGATCGGCCGGACCGGCAGGGTTTATTGCCTTAACAGCGAAGGCATAATGGTGGTCCATCCGAAGCGGAGCCTGCTTGGGGTGGATTTAAGCGGTCTTTCTTTTGTGAAGGAACAGATTAAACAGAAAAACGGTTACCTTGAGTATAACTGGAAAGAACCCCTTGAAAAAGAGGCCCGGCCCAAAGCGGTGGCGATGACTTATTTCCAGCCTTGGGACTGGATCATAACTGCTTCTTCCTATCGTGATGAATTCAACCAGATTGTTAATCTGGATGATTTGCATGAAAATTTTCTGGGTTTGGGATTTGGTAAGACCGGGTATCCAAGCATTATTGACTATGAAGGTAAATTTCTGATTCATCCTGAGCTGGAAGGGGTTACTTATAAGGAACTTGATAACTCCGGCCAGAGAGAAGTTATCGAAAAAATTATCAAACTCAAGAATGGGAGATTGGAGTACGACTGGAGAAATCCCGGCGATGCTGAGTCCAGCAAGAAAGTTGTTTATTTTAACGATATTCCTGAGCTGGGCTGGATTGTTGCCTCATCCGGGTACAAGTCTGATTTTTATCAACCTCTTGATGAGATAGGGCTGGTCATTCTTATTGCAATGGGAGTTGCCCTGCTGCTGATGACTGTAACTTCGATTTTTATCGGCAATGCTCTGACCAGACCTATTAATGAATTGCAGGAAAAATTCGCGCAGGCTGAAGAAGGGGATCTTGCGGTCAGCATGGAGCGGGAAGCCAGGGATGAACTGGGATTGCTGGCTGACCATTTTAATAATTTTATGAAGAGGTTGAAGGAATATAACTATTCCCTGCGCGAAGAGATTGTTATCCGCAGGAAGGCTGAAGAAGAGATCAAAAGTTATCAGGCCACCTTGGAGCAGAAGGTTGAGGAGCGCACCCGTGAGTTGCATGAGAGTCAGCGCGCCCTGAGTACCCTGATGAGCAGTCTTCCGGGGATGGCATACCGCCGTGGTCTTTCCGGGGAAATGCGTCTTGAAATTGCAAGTGAAGGAACTTTTGCGCTGACCGGGTACCGTCCAGATGAATTGATTTCCAGCCAAGGGGTTAATTACCGGGAGCTGATAATTTCGGAAGACCGGGACAGAGTAAACGATGAAATTCAGGCAGCTGTATCTGTCCGTAAAACATTTGAATTTCTCTACCGGATTACTACCAAGTATGGTGATGAACGCTGGGTCTGGGAGAAAGGGCAGGGGGTTTACGGGGATGACGGAATACCGGAAGCAGTGGAAGGATTTGTTTCCGATATTACTGACCGCAAAAAAACTGAAGAAGACCTTGAGCGTTACGCTGAGGATCTTCGCAAAGCCCGCGATGTGCAAAAAGAGCATGCCCTGCGTCTTTCTGATACAGTTCTGGAACTTGAACAGGCCAAGAGGGTTGCCGATGAGGCAAACCGCTCCAAAAGTGAATTCCTTGCCAATATGAGTCATGAAATCAGGACTCCCATGAACGGGGTGCTGGGCATGACAGACCTTGCCCTGCGCACTGACCTTACTCCGAAGCAGCGGGACTATTTGCATAAAATCAAGCTTTCGGCTCGCTCTTTGCTCGCCATCATCAATGATATTCTTGATTTTTCCAAGATTGAAGCCGGGAAACTTGATCTTGAAAGGACTGAATTTGAACTGGCTGATGTGGTTGAGAATCTTTCCGATCTTTTTGCAAACAATGCTTCTGATAAAGGGATTGAGCTGGTGGTCTCGGTGGCTCCCAAGGTTCCGCCCCGGCTTATCGGTGACCCGCTCCGCCTAGGTCAGGTGCTGATCAATCTGACAAATAACGCGATTAAATTTACTGATGCCGGGGAAGTCGTGGTCCGTGCCAATCCGGGACCGGTCAATAAGGACAGGACTATGCTGACTTTTTCGGTCAGCGATTCCGGCATCGGGATTGATGAAGAAGTGTTGCCCGATCTTTTTGAAGCGTTTACCCAGGCAGACGGTTCCACCACCAGAAAGTTCGGTGGTACCGGGCTTGGGCTTGCCATCACCAAACATCTGGTGGAAGCCATGGGCGGTAAAATATGGGCCGAAAGCAGGCCCGGTCAGGGGACGACTTTTTATTTTTCAGTGGAATTCGGTATAAGCTCCGCCCCTTCTGCCCATCTGGTGCATACTCCGCCTGATTTACGAGGGCTTAAGGTCCTTATTGTGGATGATAATGATTCCGCGCGGGAAATTATGCGCGAGACACTTGAATCACTTAGTTTCAATGTCACTGCTGTTGATTCCGGCGAGGATGCCTTGACCCGTCTTTCCGCTGCCGGGGATGAGCCTTACAAGCTGCTTATTCTGGATTGGAAAATGCCCGGAATGGACGGCATTGATGTAACTTCCCGCATTCGCAAGAATCCTTTTATTCGCGAGACTCCCATTATCATGATGACTGCCTTCGGGCGCGAGGAAGTCATGGTCCGTGCTGAAAAGGCCGGGGTCAATGCTTTCCTCATCAAGCCTATCAAGCAATCCATGCTTTTCGACACGGTGATGAATGTTTTTGAGTATAAACGTGATGAAGTGCCTACAATGTCCGCTTTAGGCAGCGATACCGAGGAATTCGGTCGCAGGCTGTCCGGGGCAACCGTGTTGCTGGTGGAAGACAATGCTATCAATCGTAATGTCGCTCAGGATATTCTTGAATGTGTGGGCATGAATGTAAAGGCTGTGGTCAATGGCCTTGAGGCCGTTGTAGAGGTTAAGGAGAATTCATATGACGCGGTACTCATGGATGTGCAGATGCCGGTTATGGATGGTCTGGAAGCAACCGCTGAAATCAGGAAAAATGATAAATTTAAGGAACTGCCCATCATAGCGATGACAGCCCATGCCATGAAGGGGGACCGGGAGAAGTGCATTAATGCGGGAATGGATGACTATGTTTCCAAGCCTATTGATACTCACCAGCTTTTTGAAGCTCTGAGCAGGTGGATTTCAGCGCAGGATTCCGGCTCTTTTACGGGAATGTCGTCTGAAGGCAGGTTGTGCGAAATTAATAATGGATTGCCTGATTCCCTACCGGGTATTGATGTTAAGGAAGCCCTGCAAAGGATGCTGGGTAGGACCGGGTTGTTTTACTCCATGCTTGATGATTTTGAGGCCGATTATGCGGACTCCGCAGACCGTTTGCGGGCATTGTTTAATAGCGGGCAGGAAGATGAACTGGCGATACTGGCCCATGCATTAAAAGGGGTTTGCGGTAATTTTTCTGCACTTTCACTGCATTCAATTTGTAATGATCTGGAGCAGGCTGTTCAGAACAGGAATTATGAAAAAGTGCACTTGCTCTT
- the torT gene encoding TMAO reductase system periplasmic protein TorT: MLAGEDNWWPIQVKSYYGVYDADKKVPGQACDCLKGPKLEEWTAPQKAVRPYTIGVSFPHMKDSYWVAVNYGIIQEARRLGVGIKLLEAGGYDNLDKQVEQLRELSRANVDGIILGSVHYRATDGIIAETAAKEIPVVEVVNDVHAPQVTAKALVSFYDMGYYAGEFLAEQAESFGRDNLKIAFFPGPEGSGWAPETLHGFEDAMQYFPGNIEIVAVKWGDTGNDIQSRLIRDVLDEQESIDYLVGNAVAATAAPAIIEERGRTGIGVVSTYIIPSLYDKIAKGRVLASPSDLTVFQGRMAVDMMVRILDGDKPGKDFPFRSGPFIPTVTTENIGSYPYEGLFGPRDYKPVFNLAPEK, from the coding sequence GTGCTTGCAGGTGAGGACAATTGGTGGCCTATTCAGGTCAAGAGTTATTACGGCGTTTATGACGCTGATAAAAAAGTTCCGGGACAGGCGTGTGATTGTTTGAAAGGTCCTAAGCTCGAGGAGTGGACTGCTCCGCAAAAGGCCGTCCGTCCGTATACCATAGGGGTTTCTTTTCCCCATATGAAAGATTCTTATTGGGTGGCGGTGAATTACGGCATAATTCAGGAAGCCAGACGTCTCGGAGTGGGCATAAAACTTCTTGAGGCCGGCGGTTACGATAACCTTGATAAGCAGGTTGAACAGCTCCGTGAACTCAGTCGTGCAAATGTAGATGGAATTATTCTCGGTTCAGTGCACTACCGGGCCACTGACGGGATTATCGCTGAAACCGCTGCTAAAGAAATTCCCGTTGTGGAAGTTGTAAATGATGTTCATGCTCCACAGGTAACAGCCAAGGCTTTGGTTTCATTTTACGATATGGGGTATTACGCCGGTGAATTCCTTGCCGAGCAGGCAGAGAGTTTCGGGCGTGATAATCTTAAGATCGCTTTTTTCCCTGGTCCTGAAGGGTCTGGCTGGGCTCCTGAAACACTGCACGGGTTTGAGGATGCTATGCAGTATTTTCCGGGCAATATCGAGATTGTTGCCGTGAAATGGGGTGATACTGGAAATGATATCCAAAGCAGGCTTATCCGTGATGTTTTAGATGAGCAGGAGAGCATTGATTATCTGGTAGGCAATGCTGTTGCGGCAACGGCAGCCCCTGCAATTATTGAAGAGCGGGGCAGAACCGGGATCGGTGTAGTCTCTACATATATTATTCCCTCTTTGTACGATAAAATAGCAAAAGGCCGGGTTCTGGCTTCTCCTTCCGACCTTACTGTTTTTCAGGGCCGTATGGCCGTTGATATGATGGTCCGCATTCTTGACGGCGACAAGCCGGGTAAAGATTTTCCTTTCCGTTCCGGGCCGTTTATTCCCACTGTCACAACTGAAAATATCGGTAGCTATCCTTATGAAGGACTCTTCGGGCCAAGGGATTACAAACCTGTTTTTAATTTGGCCCCGGAGAAGTAG
- a CDS encoding SulP family inorganic anion transporter, translating to MNSNHSIVPPSKGSVRADIFSGLTVALALVPEAVAFSFVAGVPPMVGLYGAFLMCLITSVIGGRPGMISGATGAMAVVMVGLVMEGNALGGPDSHAGLQYLFVTLLLVGIFQLLAGFFRLGKFIRMVPRSVMMGFVNGLAIVIFLSQLNMFKSEGTWMQSQPLWIMAGLVALTMAILTVVPKLYSKAPGALIAIISVSILVAAMQIDTQTVLSFIQSNGGTGIKGGLPSFAIPQVPLTWDTLIFITPYALILAAIGLIESLMTLSLVDELTETRGSGNRECLAQGIANFINGLFGGMGGCAMIGQSIINISSGGRGRLSGIVAAGALLFFIMFTSQYIEQVPIAALVGVMFIVVIKTFAWSTFNIINKVPKWDVIVIVLVTVLTVKYDLAIAVICGVIISALIFAWENALRIRARKMVDDQGIKHYQIYGPLFFASTTLFLSKFDVQGDPDKVIIDFKESRIMDQSAIETVNKIASMYERAGKKVYLVHLSQDCVSLIKRAEKICVVNILEDPNYFVGIDNYHQYIENLEFEAL from the coding sequence GTGAATTCGAACCACTCAATTGTTCCCCCCTCCAAGGGCAGTGTCAGAGCTGATATTTTTTCCGGACTTACCGTAGCCCTGGCTCTTGTCCCTGAAGCTGTAGCCTTCTCCTTTGTCGCAGGCGTTCCGCCCATGGTCGGCCTGTACGGCGCGTTCCTCATGTGCCTTATCACTTCAGTTATAGGCGGCAGGCCCGGCATGATCTCCGGTGCGACCGGGGCTATGGCTGTTGTTATGGTAGGCCTCGTCATGGAAGGCAATGCGCTGGGCGGACCCGACTCCCACGCAGGTCTCCAGTATCTCTTTGTCACACTGTTATTAGTCGGTATTTTTCAGCTGCTGGCCGGTTTTTTCCGCCTCGGTAAATTTATCCGCATGGTCCCCAGATCGGTAATGATGGGATTCGTCAACGGGCTGGCCATTGTTATTTTTCTTTCCCAGCTGAACATGTTCAAATCAGAAGGAACTTGGATGCAGAGCCAGCCGCTCTGGATCATGGCCGGTCTGGTTGCTTTAACCATGGCAATCCTCACCGTTGTTCCCAAACTATACAGCAAGGCACCGGGAGCACTCATCGCGATCATTTCAGTTTCCATCCTTGTCGCCGCCATGCAAATCGATACGCAAACTGTACTTTCATTCATCCAATCCAACGGCGGGACCGGCATTAAAGGCGGACTGCCTTCATTTGCCATTCCCCAAGTACCGCTGACATGGGATACACTGATCTTTATTACGCCCTACGCTTTAATTCTTGCCGCCATCGGCCTGATCGAATCCCTGATGACCTTGTCATTAGTGGATGAACTCACCGAAACCCGCGGAAGCGGAAACCGCGAATGCCTCGCGCAGGGAATAGCCAACTTTATTAACGGCCTGTTCGGAGGCATGGGCGGCTGTGCCATGATCGGTCAGAGTATCATCAATATATCCTCCGGCGGACGAGGAAGACTTTCCGGGATAGTTGCGGCCGGCGCACTGCTCTTTTTTATCATGTTCACTTCACAATACATTGAACAGGTGCCCATTGCCGCTCTGGTCGGAGTAATGTTTATCGTGGTCATCAAGACATTTGCATGGAGCACTTTCAACATTATTAACAAGGTCCCCAAATGGGACGTCATCGTGATTGTGCTGGTGACAGTCCTGACCGTAAAATATGATCTCGCCATCGCGGTTATCTGCGGCGTAATCATCTCTGCATTGATCTTCGCATGGGAAAACGCCCTGCGAATCCGCGCCCGCAAAATGGTGGATGACCAGGGAATCAAGCACTACCAGATTTACGGCCCGCTGTTCTTTGCTTCCACAACTCTCTTCCTGAGCAAATTCGACGTGCAGGGCGACCCGGATAAAGTGATCATTGATTTCAAGGAATCCAGAATCATGGACCAGTCCGCAATTGAAACGGTCAACAAGATCGCCTCCATGTACGAACGGGCCGGAAAAAAGGTTTATCTGGTCCATCTCAGTCAGGATTGCGTCAGTCTGATCAAACGGGCTGAAAAAATCTGTGTGGTCAATATTCTGGAAGATCCGAACTACTTCGTCGGTATAGACAACTATCATCAATATATTGAAAATCTGGAATTTGAAGCATTGTAG
- a CDS encoding transposase, which produces MQRNFTAHAMQVPEHQISSRIDSFFQHFGIGTLAHSCGIKKTKGVSPTLLLSCIFSLPFLSLNLYRCFATKQDKDFAKDAAYNFLRSSRFSWRRFLLRLAAKVCAVFQELTSDDRESVLIIDDSTVHRPRAKKVELLARVFDHSESKFLKGFRLLSLCWSDGNSLVPLDFVLLSSPNEKNRTQGVTKQVDSRTCGAKRRQVAICKSTTLIGPMLRRALSAGIRAKYLLMDSWFGMPSIIAEASEFLPVICMIKRTPKVLHSFGEERLTVDAIYRKIKKRPGRAKVLASVVVAMNNGSSARIVFVRNKHKKDWLALLSTDTNLSDSDALIALTTIVLMRYLFLALEQRRNDDPRTLGLLFHACCEEMRDLDYLESLQRILTLTAENLPENK; this is translated from the coding sequence ATGCAACGTAACTTTACTGCCCATGCCATGCAAGTCCCAGAGCATCAAATTTCAAGTCGAATCGACTCGTTTTTTCAGCATTTCGGGATCGGAACCCTTGCCCATAGCTGCGGAATCAAGAAAACAAAGGGAGTATCTCCGACTCTTCTGCTTTCCTGTATTTTTTCTCTTCCATTTCTCAGTCTCAATCTTTACCGATGCTTTGCGACCAAACAGGATAAGGATTTTGCAAAAGATGCAGCCTACAATTTCCTGCGCTCAAGCCGTTTCAGTTGGCGGCGTTTCCTGCTTCGTCTGGCTGCCAAAGTCTGCGCTGTATTTCAAGAACTGACTTCGGACGACCGAGAATCGGTGCTTATAATCGATGATTCCACCGTGCATCGTCCTCGTGCAAAAAAAGTCGAGTTGCTGGCCCGTGTTTTTGATCACTCGGAAAGCAAATTTCTTAAAGGTTTCCGGCTGTTGAGCTTGTGTTGGTCTGACGGCAACAGCCTTGTTCCCCTTGATTTTGTCTTGTTGTCTTCTCCCAATGAGAAGAATCGAACTCAAGGTGTAACCAAGCAGGTTGATAGTCGAACCTGCGGAGCCAAGCGTCGCCAAGTAGCTATATGCAAATCCACAACTTTAATCGGCCCTATGCTGCGCCGAGCTTTGTCTGCCGGAATTCGGGCCAAATATTTGCTCATGGACAGTTGGTTCGGCATGCCTTCAATCATCGCTGAGGCAAGCGAATTTTTGCCTGTAATCTGCATGATTAAACGCACTCCCAAAGTCCTTCACAGCTTTGGAGAGGAACGTTTGACCGTTGATGCAATCTACCGAAAAATCAAGAAAAGGCCCGGACGAGCCAAGGTGCTCGCAAGTGTTGTTGTCGCCATGAACAACGGCAGCTCTGCCCGTATCGTTTTCGTGCGCAACAAACACAAAAAGGACTGGCTCGCTCTTCTTTCCACGGATACGAATTTATCCGATTCCGATGCGCTTATCGCGCTCACCACCATCGTTCTGATGCGGTATCTCTTCCTCGCTTTGGAACAAAGGCGAAACGATGATCCACGTACTCTCGGTCTGCTTTTCCATGCCTGCTGTGAAGAAATGCGCGACTTGGATTATTTGGAGTCTCTTCAACGGATATTGACTCTGACTGCGGAAAATCTACCGGAAAACAAATAG
- a CDS encoding site-specific integrase: MKSTKRVWKKVKGTKGIRYFEHETRKHKGKPDRYFTVRWSHAGKKFEEGIGWSSEGWTATDISGIRHKLQQNYKSGAGPTSFTDLKHEHERKLMEAQKKEEEEQIKEISFQEFFEQYYIPWKRDRKKRKTWTDDVKRANKRILPFLGAFPLSAITPDLLQEFMDSMYDEGLADASVLHNMAIIRSVFNRAATTIINDVVVFPHQTPLEHIDLPQIGDKNQRQRYLTKEEAKAVLQMTLDKSEAAASDNRRLAWQDLHDAIVLSLHTGMRLGEIQRVEWHDVNFYGKSITVRTISNGQKPGGNIPLNSAVLEMLMRRKDDSTDALIFSPIRGGEKRHNLSHQFKAVVDDLGLNKFATAKSQRIVFHSLRHTFASWLAIAGVDIYRIKTLMRHKTINMTMRYAHLSPDYSQGAVDLLTVD, from the coding sequence ATGAAGTCAACGAAACGAGTTTGGAAAAAAGTAAAAGGAACAAAAGGCATCCGCTATTTTGAACATGAAACCAGAAAACATAAAGGCAAACCTGATCGCTATTTTACAGTCCGCTGGAGCCATGCCGGAAAAAAATTTGAAGAGGGCATTGGCTGGTCTTCCGAAGGCTGGACCGCAACTGATATTAGCGGTATTCGCCACAAGCTTCAACAGAATTACAAATCCGGGGCCGGACCAACATCTTTTACTGATCTAAAACACGAACATGAGCGCAAACTCATGGAAGCTCAAAAGAAAGAAGAAGAGGAGCAGATCAAGGAAATCTCTTTTCAGGAATTCTTTGAGCAGTATTATATTCCATGGAAACGCGACCGTAAAAAACGCAAAACATGGACCGACGATGTAAAAAGAGCCAATAAACGTATCCTTCCTTTCTTAGGCGCGTTTCCCTTGTCGGCCATTACTCCAGACCTCCTACAGGAGTTCATGGACTCCATGTATGATGAAGGTCTGGCTGATGCCTCTGTTCTCCATAACATGGCTATTATCAGGTCTGTTTTCAACCGGGCGGCCACTACGATCATCAATGATGTGGTTGTATTTCCCCACCAGACCCCGCTTGAGCATATCGACCTGCCGCAAATCGGCGACAAAAACCAGCGTCAACGGTACCTCACTAAAGAAGAAGCCAAGGCTGTGCTGCAAATGACTTTGGATAAGAGTGAAGCTGCCGCTTCCGATAACCGCCGACTGGCTTGGCAGGATCTGCATGATGCAATTGTCCTCTCTTTGCACACAGGCATGAGACTCGGAGAAATTCAGCGGGTCGAATGGCATGACGTAAACTTCTATGGCAAATCCATTACCGTGCGGACGATCAGCAACGGACAGAAACCTGGCGGTAACATCCCTCTTAACTCTGCTGTTCTTGAAATGCTCATGCGCAGAAAAGATGATTCCACTGACGCCCTTATTTTTTCCCCAATTCGCGGAGGAGAAAAGCGACACAATCTTTCACATCAATTTAAAGCCGTAGTGGACGACTTGGGTTTAAATAAATTCGCCACCGCCAAAAGCCAGAGAATTGTTTTTCACTCGTTGCGCCACACTTTCGCCTCGTGGCTGGCTATTGCGGGAGTGGACATCTACAGAATCAAGACCTTGATGCGCCACAAGACCATCAACATGACCATGCGCTATGCCCATCTCAGCCCTGATTATTCACAGGGGGCTGTGGACCTGCTGACTGTCGATTAA
- a CDS encoding type II toxin-antitoxin system RelE/ParE family toxin produces the protein MIKTFKHKGLEKFYRSGSTAGIQAKHSKRLRIQLSVIDTAQEVEDVNLPGFRLHKLKGSRADLWSTTVNGNWRLTFEFRDGNAYILNYEDYH, from the coding sequence ATGATCAAAACATTTAAGCACAAAGGTCTGGAAAAATTTTATCGCTCCGGTTCAACTGCCGGAATACAGGCCAAGCATTCCAAGCGGCTCAGAATCCAGCTTTCGGTCATCGATACGGCACAGGAAGTGGAAGACGTTAACCTGCCCGGATTCAGGCTGCATAAACTCAAAGGAAGCCGTGCGGACCTCTGGTCCACAACCGTTAACGGTAATTGGCGGCTGACCTTTGAATTCCGCGACGGAAATGCCTACATTTTAAACTACGAGGATTATCATTAA
- a CDS encoding HigA family addiction module antitoxin produces the protein MTMFNPPHPGELIGSVYMEEYNLSCRKLAMMLGVAPSTLARVLNAKSAVSPEMALRLSKVLGRTPESWLAMQANYDLGKVRSQIDLSGVTPVGVDSSTA, from the coding sequence ATGACTATGTTCAATCCCCCGCATCCCGGTGAGCTTATAGGCTCCGTATATATGGAAGAATACAATCTCAGTTGCCGCAAGCTGGCAATGATGCTCGGCGTGGCTCCCTCAACTCTCGCCCGTGTCCTGAACGCCAAGAGCGCGGTATCCCCTGAGATGGCCCTGCGCCTTTCAAAAGTCCTCGGACGCACCCCGGAAAGTTGGCTGGCTATGCAGGCTAATTATGATCTAGGCAAAGTTCGCAGCCAGATTGATTTGTCTGGAGTTACTCCTGTCGGCGTTGATAGCTCGACTGCATAG
- a CDS encoding TraK family protein gives MKKTNQKTSVPTSKRAKHARVQYKVNLQKIIDLISEGYTKKAIYELLHKEGLVSMSYSHFCRFNSEGDLGPQKKKKRKRTSKPLTKDLNQDFDHQKIVTDEEFKKMTG, from the coding sequence ATGAAAAAAACAAACCAAAAAACTTCAGTACCTACAAGCAAAAGGGCAAAACACGCACGGGTCCAATACAAAGTTAACCTTCAAAAAATCATAGACCTCATCAGCGAAGGATATACGAAAAAGGCCATTTATGAATTGCTTCATAAAGAAGGATTGGTTTCAATGAGCTATTCGCATTTCTGTCGTTTTAACTCTGAAGGAGACCTCGGCCCCCAAAAAAAGAAGAAAAGAAAGCGTACCAGCAAACCACTAACGAAAGATCTCAACCAAGACTTTGACCATCAAAAAATTGTCACCGACGAAGAATTTAAAAAAATGACCGGCTGA
- a CDS encoding TraK family protein, protein MXKSKGYARIEFIANLDEIKALHKKGFNKKMIYDHLIEERKITMSYQCFCSYNLDGLRKKHLSYNPEQQGKEQSPLAVKEKEKTWQQ, encoded by the coding sequence ATGARCAAAAGTAAAGGATACGCAAGAATAGAATTCATTGCCAATTTAGATGAGATAAAGGCTCTTCATAAAAAGGGATTCAACAAAAAGATGATCTACGATCACTTGATTGAAGAGCGCAAGATAACAATGAGTTACCAATGTTTTTGTTCATATAATCTTGATGGACTGCGCAAAAAACACCTTTCCTATAATCCTGAACAACAGGGAAAAGAACAGAGCCCGCTCGCGGTCAAAGAAAAGGAAAAGACATGGCAACAATAA
- a CDS encoding conjugal transfer protein TraL → MATINMILQGKGGVGKSLIASLLTQYLLESGKDVSCVDTDPINATFAGYKEFDVTALNIMDKEDIDPRRFDKLVELMLALSDDDEMVIDNGAATFVPLASYLAGNKVFEMLEESEIQINLHTVITGGQALPDTLAGLNSLFKTFDVPIYVWLNNYFGPINGNDRNFEEFTVYHENTHRIAALIRLPQKKKETFGKDLENLLTAKMSFDEAQESTLPIMTRQRLKMIWKEVQQELSNSGL, encoded by the coding sequence ATGGCAACAATAAACATGATTCTGCAAGGCAAAGGCGGGGTAGGCAAAAGTCTTATAGCCAGCCTGCTGACCCAATATCTTTTGGAATCAGGAAAGGACGTCTCCTGCGTGGACACAGATCCCATCAATGCGACATTTGCAGGTTACAAAGAATTTGATGTCACTGCACTGAATATCATGGATAAGGAAGACATTGATCCCAGAAGATTTGACAAGCTCGTTGAACTCATGCTGGCCCTTTCCGATGACGATGAAATGGTCATTGATAACGGTGCAGCCACCTTTGTTCCTCTTGCAAGCTATCTTGCCGGAAACAAGGTTTTCGAGATGCTTGAAGAAAGTGAAATTCAAATCAATCTGCATACAGTTATCACCGGAGGACAAGCTCTGCCGGACACACTCGCTGGCTTAAATTCACTGTTCAAAACGTTCGATGTCCCCATCTATGTTTGGCTGAACAACTACTTCGGTCCCATCAATGGAAATGACAGAAATTTCGAAGAATTTACGGTCTACCACGAGAACACTCACCGCATTGCCGCACTAATCCGCCTTCCCCAGAAAAAGAAAGAAACCTTCGGCAAGGACCTTGAAAATCTGCTCACCGCGAAGATGTCTTTTGATGAAGCGCAGGAAAGCACCCTCCCGATTATGACCCGTCAGCGTCTGAAAATGATCTGGAAAGAAGTTCAGCAGGAACTTTCAAACAGTGGACTTTAG